One Erinaceus europaeus unplaced genomic scaffold, mEriEur2.1 scaffold_605, whole genome shotgun sequence DNA segment encodes these proteins:
- the LOC103118475 gene encoding olfactory receptor 5J3-like, giving the protein MEPYEMNNQTYVTEFIFLGFSNHPQLRGLFFLIFLVIYLITLLGNMLIITATKITPALHTPMYYFLSNLSFLDICYTSTTVPIMLVNFFRERKTISYEGCLSQIFFLVTCAGTEGVLLAAMAYDRYVAICHPLQYPILMSAKVCVCLVTGSWLCGLVNSVTHTALAATLTLCGPNQISHFLCDIPLILKLSCSDTSVNESVLHVASATIGLSPCLFTAVSYTLIISAILRIPSAQGRSKAFSTCASHLTVVVIFFGTANFNYDRPREGYSLDMDILVSVLFCVMTPMLNPIIYSLRNKEVKGALQKLTREGDALVS; this is encoded by the coding sequence ATGGAACCATATGAAATGAACAACCAAACATATGTTACTGAATTCATCTTCTTGGGGTTTTCCAACCACCCTCAACTACGGGGCTTATTCTTTTTGATTTTCCTTGTCATTTACCTGATAACCCTCCTAGGAAACATGCTCATCATAACAGCCACCAAGATTACTCCTGCTCTCCACACTCCAATGTATTATTTCCTCAGTAACTTGAGCTTCTTGGACATCTGCTACACATCCACCACAGTCCCAATCATGCTGGTGAACTTCTTCCGGGAGAGGAAGACCATCTCCTATGAAGGCTGCCTTTCCCAGATCTTTTTCCTTGTGACTTGTGCGGGCACAGAAGGTGTCCTATTGGCTGCTATGGCTTATGACCGCTATGTTGCCATCTGTCACCCTCTTCAATACCCAATTCTCATGAGTGCCAAGGTTTGTGTCTGTCTGGTGACCGGGTCCTGGCTGTGTGGGCTGGTGAATTCTGTGACACACACAGCACTGGCAGCCACACTCACTCTGTGTGGGCCTAACCAGATCAGCCACTTTCTCTGTGACATCCCATTGATCCTGAAGCTGTCCTGTTCAGACACCTCTGTCAATGAGTCTGTGCTCCATGTGGCCAGTGCCACCATTGGCCTGAGCCCCTGCCTGTTTACTGCAGTGTCCTACACACTCATCATCTCTGCCATCTTGAGGATTCCCTCTGCTCAGGGCAGGAGCAAGGCCTTCTCGACCTGTGCATCCCACCTCACTGTGGTGGTGATCTTTTTTGGAACAGCCAATTTCAACTATGACCGGCCCAGGGAAGGCTACTCCCTGGACATGGACATCCTGGTGTCTGTGCTCTTCTGTGTTATGACCCCCATGTTAAACCCCATCATCTACAGCCTGAGAAACAAGGAGGTCAAGGGTGCACTGCAGAAGCTGACTAGAGAAGGAGATGCTCTAGTGAGCTAA